A genomic region of Rheinheimera sp. MMS21-TC3 contains the following coding sequences:
- the ilvD gene encoding dihydroxy-acid dehydratase, whose translation MPKLRSATVTEGRNMAGARALWRATGVKDTDFGKPIIAVVNSFCEFVPGHVHLRDLGKLVAASIAEAGGIAKEFNTIAVDDGIAMGHGGMLYSLPSRELIADSVEYMVNAHCADAIVCISNCDKITPGMLMAALRLNVPAIFISGGPMEAGKTKLSDQIIKLDLVDAMVSAADPAISDQDSDAIEKSACPTCGSCSGMFTANSMNCLIEALGLAQPGNGSLLATHADRKQLFVQAGYRIMELCNRWYQQDDASALPRNIANKTAFENAMMLDIAMGGSTNTVLHLLAAAIEAEVDFTMADIDRLSRIVPHLCKVAPSTPKYHMEDVHRAGGVMAILAELNRAGLLNANTPHVSGKNLAAVLAEWDIASTATDAAKQMYLAGPAGIRTTQAFSQSCRYPSLDDDRVAGCIRSQAHAYSQDGGLAVLFGNIAPQGCIVKTAGVEPENLVFTGRARVFESQDDAVAAILAGKIIAGDAVIIRYEGPKGGPGMQEMLYPTSYLKSMGLGKVCALITDGRFSGGTSGLSIGHVSPEAASGGAIALVEEGDVIEIDIPQRKIAIAISDQALAKRRTAMQSKGKQAWKPENRQRIVSNALKAYALLASSADKGAVRDLAKLEQLTNSR comes from the coding sequence ATGCCAAAATTACGATCCGCCACTGTTACTGAAGGCCGCAATATGGCAGGAGCGCGGGCGCTCTGGCGCGCGACAGGAGTAAAAGATACTGATTTTGGTAAGCCTATTATTGCTGTGGTGAACTCATTTTGTGAATTTGTACCTGGCCATGTCCATTTGCGCGATTTAGGTAAGTTGGTTGCTGCCAGTATTGCTGAAGCTGGCGGTATAGCTAAAGAGTTTAATACTATTGCTGTAGATGACGGTATTGCTATGGGCCATGGTGGTATGTTGTATAGCTTACCCTCACGCGAGCTAATTGCGGACTCAGTAGAATATATGGTTAATGCCCATTGCGCCGATGCCATTGTCTGTATTTCTAACTGCGATAAAATCACCCCTGGTATGTTAATGGCAGCGTTGCGTTTAAATGTGCCGGCTATTTTTATATCGGGTGGCCCTATGGAAGCAGGCAAAACCAAGCTGTCAGATCAAATTATCAAGCTAGACTTAGTCGATGCCATGGTATCAGCGGCCGATCCTGCTATTTCTGATCAAGATAGCGATGCTATAGAAAAAAGTGCATGCCCAACTTGTGGTAGTTGTTCGGGCATGTTTACGGCTAATTCTATGAACTGCTTGATTGAAGCCTTAGGTTTGGCACAACCAGGCAATGGCTCTTTATTAGCCACTCATGCCGATCGTAAACAGTTATTTGTGCAAGCTGGCTATCGGATCATGGAGTTGTGTAATCGCTGGTACCAACAAGATGATGCCAGTGCATTACCGCGTAATATTGCCAATAAAACTGCTTTTGAAAACGCCATGATGCTAGATATTGCCATGGGCGGTTCAACTAATACGGTGCTGCATTTATTGGCCGCGGCAATAGAAGCCGAAGTTGACTTTACCATGGCCGATATTGACCGGTTATCTCGGATAGTGCCGCACTTATGTAAAGTAGCGCCTTCTACACCTAAATATCATATGGAGGATGTGCATCGTGCTGGTGGCGTAATGGCTATTTTAGCCGAGCTTAATCGAGCAGGTTTACTGAATGCGAATACGCCGCATGTATCAGGTAAGAATTTAGCTGCCGTATTGGCAGAGTGGGATATTGCCTCAACAGCAACTGATGCCGCTAAACAGATGTATCTTGCAGGGCCTGCAGGCATTCGTACTACCCAAGCTTTTTCGCAAAGCTGTCGCTACCCCAGCTTAGACGATGATCGTGTTGCTGGTTGTATTCGCAGTCAAGCCCATGCTTACTCTCAAGATGGTGGACTAGCTGTTCTATTTGGCAATATAGCGCCACAAGGCTGTATTGTGAAAACCGCTGGCGTTGAGCCAGAAAATTTAGTCTTTACCGGTCGTGCTAGAGTGTTTGAAAGCCAAGATGACGCTGTTGCTGCAATTTTAGCGGGCAAAATAATTGCTGGTGATGCGGTAATTATTCGTTATGAAGGCCCTAAAGGCGGGCCAGGTATGCAAGAAATGCTGTACCCAACCAGCTATTTAAAATCTATGGGTTTAGGTAAAGTTTGCGCCTTAATTACCGATGGTCGTTTTTCTGGTGGTACCTCAGGCTTATCAATTGGCCATGTTTCGCCAGAAGCTGCTAGCGGTGGCGCCATTGCTTTAGTAGAAGAAGGCGATGTTATAGAAATTGATATTCCACAGCGTAAAATTGCTATTGCCATTAGCGATCAGGCTCTAGCTAAGCGACGTACCGCCATGCAAAGCAAAGGCAAGCAAGCCTGGAAGCCAGAAAACCGGCAACGTATTGTCAGTAATGCTTTAAAAGCGTATGCCTTATTGGCTAGCAGCGCAGATAAAGGTGCAGTACGCGATCTAGCTAAACTAGAACAACTAACTAATAGTCGCTAG
- the ilvM gene encoding acetolactate synthase 2 small subunit: MLHTLNITATNTPAVIERLLQVTRYRGYQLLGLEFNTQANSSGLEITLTVSSDKPIQLLTSQLNKLHDIKQLDLASANLAMLQA; this comes from the coding sequence ATGCTGCATACACTTAATATTACCGCGACCAATACACCTGCTGTTATCGAACGCTTATTGCAAGTAACCCGTTACCGTGGTTACCAGCTTTTGGGTTTAGAGTTTAACACTCAAGCAAATAGCTCAGGGCTAGAAATAACCTTAACAGTAAGTAGCGATAAACCTATTCAGCTTCTAACTAGCCAGTTAAATAAACTGCATGATATTAAGCAGTTAGACTTGGCCTCTGCCAATTTAGCAATGCTACAAGCATAA
- the ilvG gene encoding acetolactate synthase 2 catalytic subunit — translation MKGAELVLKVLQQHGVDTIFGYPGGAIMPIYDALYQSDVKHYLCRHEQGAAFSAVGYARSSGKVGVCMATSGPGATNLITSLADALLDSVPVVAITGQVSQAVMGSDAFQEVDVLGLSLAVTKHSYMVRHVDELASTLQQAFTVACSGRPGPVLVDIPKDIQLATASAVDLTAVTTSPGVTSTSLANAAKARELISQAKRPMAYIGGGLHMADAMPELQQFLHANAMPSVTTLKAMGSVAKDDPYYLGMLGMHGTQAANLAVQQCDLLICLGARFDDRVTGNLDKFAAGAKVIHVDIDPAEINKVRFADVALLGDMKQILPAISSQTNCQDWLTHCLALKQQHGWRYDHPGERIYAPLLLKQLSERMPDNTVISCDVGQHQMWVAQHMRFDNPRNHLSSGGLGTMGFGLPAAIGAKLARPSDTVITVSGDGSFMMNVQELATIKRFRLPVKIVIIDNQRLGMVKQWQQLFFNERYSETDLSDNPDFVALAAAFAIPGHRISRKEEVADALEAMFAWPGAYLLHVSIDEQDNVWPLVPPGAGNEDMLMEAN, via the coding sequence ATGAAAGGTGCAGAGTTGGTATTAAAGGTGCTGCAGCAACATGGTGTGGATACCATTTTTGGTTATCCTGGCGGCGCTATTATGCCGATTTATGACGCTCTGTATCAAAGCGATGTTAAGCATTATTTATGTCGGCATGAACAAGGTGCAGCATTTTCAGCAGTAGGCTATGCGCGGTCTTCAGGTAAAGTTGGCGTTTGCATGGCGACATCAGGGCCCGGGGCCACTAACTTGATTACCTCCTTGGCTGATGCTTTGTTGGACTCAGTGCCTGTTGTTGCTATTACCGGCCAAGTATCGCAAGCCGTCATGGGCTCTGATGCCTTTCAAGAGGTAGATGTATTAGGTTTAAGTTTAGCGGTGACTAAACATAGTTATATGGTGCGCCATGTTGATGAACTAGCTAGCACCTTGCAACAAGCCTTTACTGTGGCTTGCTCCGGTCGTCCTGGCCCAGTGTTAGTAGACATTCCTAAAGATATTCAATTAGCAACTGCCAGTGCCGTTGATCTTACTGCAGTAACAACAAGCCCAGGTGTTACGTCAACATCTCTTGCCAATGCCGCCAAAGCACGCGAGTTAATTAGTCAAGCTAAACGGCCGATGGCGTATATTGGTGGTGGCCTGCATATGGCCGATGCTATGCCAGAGTTACAGCAGTTTTTACATGCTAATGCTATGCCATCGGTAACAACACTAAAAGCCATGGGTTCTGTTGCTAAAGATGACCCGTATTATTTAGGTATGCTGGGTATGCATGGCACCCAAGCGGCAAATTTAGCGGTACAACAATGTGATTTATTAATCTGTTTAGGTGCACGTTTTGATGATCGAGTTACTGGAAATTTAGACAAGTTTGCTGCTGGCGCTAAAGTAATACATGTCGATATTGATCCGGCTGAAATTAATAAGGTTCGGTTTGCCGATGTCGCTTTATTGGGTGATATGAAGCAAATATTGCCAGCAATTAGCAGCCAAACAAACTGTCAAGACTGGTTAACGCATTGCTTAGCATTAAAACAGCAACATGGCTGGCGCTATGACCATCCCGGTGAGCGTATTTATGCCCCTTTATTATTAAAGCAATTAAGTGAGCGCATGCCGGATAATACTGTAATCAGCTGTGATGTTGGCCAACATCAAATGTGGGTAGCGCAGCATATGCGTTTTGATAATCCCCGTAATCATTTATCTAGCGGTGGCTTAGGCACTATGGGCTTTGGCCTACCTGCTGCTATTGGCGCCAAGTTAGCCCGACCCAGCGACACCGTAATTACGGTATCTGGCGATGGCTCTTTTATGATGAATGTTCAAGAATTGGCAACTATTAAGCGTTTTCGCTTACCGGTCAAAATTGTCATTATCGATAACCAGCGTTTAGGCATGGTAAAGCAATGGCAGCAGTTATTTTTTAATGAGCGCTACAGTGAAACTGACTTATCCGATAACCCTGATTTTGTTGCATTAGCCGCAGCTTTTGCTATCCCAGGGCATCGTATTAGCCGTAAAGAAGAAGTAGCAGATGCTTTAGAAGCCATGTTTGCATGGCCAGGAGCTTACTTACTGCATGTATCTATAGATGAGCAAGATAACGTTTGGCCTTTAGTACCGCCTGGGGCCGGCAATGAAGATATGTTAATGGAGGCAAACTAA
- a CDS encoding DUF1289 domain-containing protein, translating into MDQLELFELPNPCIGVCQSNNRGYCLGCLRSREERFNWHAKPAAERARILKLLAQRKMRIALKTKKPQDPPLNDGSLDLF; encoded by the coding sequence GTGGATCAGTTAGAGCTATTTGAGTTGCCTAACCCGTGCATTGGTGTCTGCCAAAGTAATAATCGAGGCTACTGCCTTGGTTGCTTACGCTCAAGAGAAGAACGCTTTAATTGGCATGCCAAACCAGCCGCTGAGCGTGCTCGTATTTTAAAGCTATTAGCCCAGCGTAAAATGCGGATAGCCCTTAAAACCAAAAAGCCACAAGATCCACCACTTAACGATGGATCTCTAGATTTATTTTAA